The following are encoded in a window of Esox lucius isolate fEsoLuc1 chromosome 14, fEsoLuc1.pri, whole genome shotgun sequence genomic DNA:
- the mansc1 gene encoding MANSC domain-containing protein 1: MFLSVTRLIPANTTSLLLLVAMVMLAAATNPAPETCFSRQHQGAWVNVRQALNRSTTVMASRFVPSERECVLACCSEDIKPGIKCTLAVFNNLKPRVPPNNLNCHLFNCWTEQDCPLQQAEPGINTYDIFKVQPSTTTLQPTLTRSTTTTPAQTTSTTLPTTTTTTTTTTTTPGTTTTTTTTATPDPSTTATTTQLSTTTTQPTKT; this comes from the exons ATGTTCCTCTCAGTGACCCGTCTCATCCCTGCCAACACCACATCGCTGCTCCTCTTGGTCGCCATGGTGATGCTAGCCGCGGCCACCAACCCAGCCCCAGAGACGTGTTTCTCCAGACAGCACCAGGGTGCGTGGGTGAACGTGCGCCAAGCACTGAACAGATCGACCACAGTCATGGCCTCAAGATTCGTCCCgtcagagagagagtgtgttctGGCCTGCTGCTCAGAGGACATCAAGCCAG GTATAAAGTGCACTTTGGCAGTGTTCAACAACCTGAAGCCCAGAGTGCCCCCCAACAACCTGAACTGCCATCTGTTCAACTGCTGGACAGAGCAGGACTGTCCCCTACAGCAGGCTGAACCGGGCATCAACACTTACGACATCTTCAAAG TGCAACCATCTACTACCACACTGCAACCAACTCTAACTAGATCTACAACTACAACTCCAGCCCAAACCACTTCTACCACATTACCaaccacaactactactactaccaccaccactaccacaccaggtactactaccactaccaccaccaccgccACACCTGACCCTTCTACTACAGCTACCACAACACAGCTATCTacaaccacaacacaaccaacTAAAACC